A DNA window from Luteolibacter luteus contains the following coding sequences:
- a CDS encoding Calx-beta domain-containing protein, producing MKKIPSCLSALVVLASPGLSFALEHGNLDVVQLNTTNNGQASPEPAVAVTIKPGATPNFAVRGHNRGDFDMAFSATPAQDCNNGVMITSVTQNGRNNVSGGGPDGITYSTSMAELSANGFFIPVHAASGGAESVDGNPPTLQLNGGGEFNVNLAAAWFPYAEGWLGAHASAGSVNGGPLTADFRSNPLIRLGAGLEFVDNSTSTPAVNGTALVNLTALQSHGVPATSSNGVVLVVGGKNEDNYALSRDNADGTFSLTVKDNGQNGVGSEQDGVAFVYVPTAAAGRGHVKAVGRIQSDGSSEVGGGNFTITKQGVGQWLLTIPDQTDATGTLIISAEGGRPAAGTTPNPNNVDNIVSYEWNQALGGWLIESRDLPTIVPVASTTPTLQPALEDGLTADEDMFSFAFLTTAPAIALTSPVKDAIYPTDPGSQLTLSATNTVATPAEIQQIEFFIDGVSVGTDATAPFEISVPSPLPGQRKVEAVATLNGGAVVSSVLTPILMEAKINPPTISGYSLGIIDGGDPELDPDKTSNPAPAWATVLGTPSPLGFTALGNVSGEPAVKINDNAVPFNSGILLGLDYAGENWLDITTRGSIDNLLIPRNEGGNYALSVKDLAQDASTDPVNRPESGRFTMGFFPYANGWVGAHVNENGTINTDSANLPAGITVTNNAAGTYTISGLPQTGNMLALSTGTTAGADNVSNIGQVGVNWSVINRDNSQNVENGDFAFLYIPQEATGVYSGKIANDGTLTPLNVSMAAVGATVDEVAGTYEIIFGDGTIINPSNTALFVTADYQNGNGGDNVYSYHADGNKFVVFSHDLPGVPGTPQAGGFRFLAAPYAPVAAAGDEVFVKVTDNFAQENTADTTLQFVFTRTGDTTPALTVNYGIGGTATNGADYETLPGAVTFAAGSATATVNVTINTESLYEEDETLIISLLPGTGYTATAFQASATIRNASSLVPVATASFQNGVDNYTGTFSKHIGKNALPDASGNPVYTNTLGSSAASYYLDGYPGHADSADQNAIMRFDNIFGNGPGQIPAGAKVTKAELILTTANGANSRSPGPFVVDRLIVPVTAETTYADLDAGYGFEGVRGSSSGLPVAAFGSMTNQTAQVADVTAIVRYWANELIANPNENPNLGFSIYTGGTADGWEYCAEGNTTVALRPKLVVSYVTSPISIHTYSADRSALLNGAGPTVDGSTLSLAFVDLIADATTEGFMRFPVTFGTAETDIPEDEEIVRAELVLTTGTPLLLEGSTNAHSPGPISVHQVLTDWTVETAFGPAGPVAGTNIGPEVSRVTGMGQTSAAYLDVTAIVQAWRRGAPNYGVNVKPQTTDGWQIFWPGASEPYPGAEPTLRIVTAETTAPSAFQIWAESKGAAGILPTSDNDRDGLTAVVEYALGFDPRKADASPVPIKNGNNVTLQFVKGSAAKSDTAVKYEIAASEDLIEWAPLAEAVDGPDDISVTLPANATKKFFKLVVTYTP from the coding sequence ATGAAGAAAATACCCTCGTGTTTGAGCGCGCTCGTGGTCCTCGCCAGCCCGGGCCTCAGCTTCGCTCTGGAACATGGCAACCTCGACGTGGTGCAGCTTAACACCACGAACAACGGCCAAGCATCCCCCGAACCCGCCGTGGCGGTGACGATCAAGCCTGGTGCCACCCCCAACTTCGCCGTGCGTGGTCACAACCGCGGCGACTTCGACATGGCTTTCAGCGCGACCCCTGCGCAAGATTGCAACAATGGCGTGATGATCACTTCGGTGACGCAGAACGGCCGCAATAACGTTTCAGGTGGCGGCCCGGACGGCATCACCTACTCGACCAGCATGGCGGAACTCAGCGCCAATGGTTTTTTCATTCCCGTGCACGCGGCTTCCGGTGGTGCCGAATCGGTGGATGGCAACCCACCGACCCTGCAGCTCAATGGTGGCGGTGAATTCAACGTCAACCTCGCCGCAGCTTGGTTCCCCTATGCCGAAGGTTGGCTCGGCGCGCACGCCAGCGCCGGCTCCGTGAACGGTGGCCCGCTGACCGCCGACTTCCGGAGCAATCCCCTGATCCGTCTCGGCGCCGGTCTGGAATTCGTCGACAACAGCACCAGCACCCCCGCGGTAAACGGCACCGCCTTGGTGAACCTGACGGCCCTGCAATCCCACGGAGTACCTGCCACTTCGTCCAATGGTGTGGTCTTGGTAGTCGGTGGCAAGAATGAGGATAACTACGCGCTGAGCCGCGACAATGCCGACGGCACCTTCAGCTTGACCGTGAAGGACAACGGCCAGAACGGCGTCGGATCCGAGCAGGACGGTGTGGCTTTCGTGTATGTCCCGACGGCAGCCGCCGGTCGTGGCCACGTGAAGGCCGTGGGCCGCATCCAAAGTGATGGCTCTTCCGAAGTGGGCGGTGGCAATTTCACCATCACCAAGCAGGGCGTCGGCCAATGGCTGCTGACCATCCCCGACCAGACCGATGCCACGGGCACTCTGATCATTTCCGCAGAAGGCGGAAGGCCAGCTGCCGGCACCACGCCGAACCCGAACAACGTGGACAACATCGTGAGCTATGAGTGGAACCAAGCACTGGGTGGCTGGCTGATCGAAAGCCGCGACCTCCCGACCATCGTCCCCGTCGCTTCGACCACTCCCACGCTGCAACCAGCGCTGGAAGATGGCCTGACGGCGGACGAAGACATGTTCAGCTTCGCCTTCCTCACCACCGCGCCAGCCATCGCGCTGACCAGCCCGGTGAAGGATGCGATCTACCCGACCGATCCTGGATCCCAGCTCACGCTGTCTGCCACGAACACCGTGGCCACGCCGGCCGAAATCCAGCAGATCGAATTCTTCATCGATGGCGTCTCCGTGGGCACCGATGCCACCGCGCCTTTCGAAATCAGCGTTCCTTCTCCTCTTCCAGGCCAGCGCAAGGTGGAAGCCGTCGCGACCCTCAATGGTGGTGCCGTGGTTTCCAGCGTGCTGACGCCGATCCTGATGGAGGCCAAGATCAATCCTCCGACCATCTCCGGTTACAGCCTCGGCATCATCGATGGCGGCGACCCGGAACTGGATCCGGACAAGACCTCCAATCCGGCCCCGGCCTGGGCGACCGTCCTCGGCACGCCTTCCCCGCTCGGCTTTACGGCACTCGGCAACGTCTCCGGCGAACCTGCCGTGAAGATCAATGACAATGCCGTGCCTTTCAATTCCGGCATCCTGCTTGGACTCGACTATGCCGGTGAAAACTGGCTGGACATCACCACCCGTGGTTCGATCGACAACCTGCTGATCCCGCGCAACGAAGGCGGCAACTATGCCCTCTCCGTGAAGGACCTCGCACAGGATGCCTCGACCGATCCGGTCAATCGTCCCGAATCCGGCCGCTTCACCATGGGCTTCTTCCCCTACGCCAATGGCTGGGTGGGTGCTCACGTGAATGAAAACGGCACGATCAACACCGACAGCGCCAATCTGCCTGCCGGTATCACCGTGACCAACAACGCCGCCGGCACCTACACCATCTCCGGCCTGCCACAGACCGGCAACATGCTGGCTCTCAGCACCGGCACCACGGCCGGCGCAGACAACGTGTCGAACATCGGCCAAGTGGGAGTGAACTGGTCGGTCATCAACCGCGACAACAGCCAGAACGTGGAGAACGGCGACTTCGCCTTCCTCTACATCCCGCAGGAAGCGACAGGCGTCTACAGCGGCAAGATCGCCAATGACGGCACCCTGACCCCGCTCAATGTCAGCATGGCTGCCGTGGGTGCGACGGTGGACGAAGTGGCTGGCACTTACGAAATCATCTTCGGTGATGGAACGATCATCAATCCTTCCAACACCGCGCTCTTCGTGACCGCCGACTATCAGAACGGCAACGGTGGCGACAACGTGTATTCCTACCATGCGGATGGAAACAAGTTCGTGGTCTTCTCCCACGATCTTCCCGGCGTTCCCGGCACCCCGCAGGCTGGCGGCTTCCGTTTCCTGGCAGCCCCCTACGCTCCCGTCGCCGCCGCTGGCGATGAGGTGTTCGTGAAGGTTACCGACAACTTCGCGCAGGAAAACACTGCCGACACCACGTTGCAGTTCGTCTTCACCCGCACCGGTGACACGACTCCCGCGCTGACCGTGAACTACGGTATCGGCGGCACGGCCACGAACGGCGCCGACTACGAGACGCTCCCCGGCGCGGTGACCTTCGCTGCCGGCTCCGCGACCGCCACGGTAAACGTGACGATCAATACCGAAAGCCTGTATGAAGAAGACGAGACGCTGATCATCTCTCTCCTGCCAGGCACCGGCTACACCGCCACGGCCTTCCAGGCTTCGGCGACGATCCGCAATGCTTCCTCGCTGGTTCCCGTGGCGACCGCCTCGTTCCAGAACGGCGTGGACAACTACACCGGCACCTTCTCGAAGCACATCGGCAAGAACGCGCTGCCCGATGCCTCGGGCAATCCGGTTTACACCAATACCCTCGGCAGCTCGGCGGCCTCGTACTATCTCGACGGTTATCCGGGTCATGCCGATAGCGCCGACCAGAACGCGATCATGCGCTTTGACAACATCTTCGGCAATGGCCCGGGACAGATCCCGGCCGGCGCGAAGGTGACCAAGGCCGAGCTCATCCTCACCACGGCCAACGGCGCGAACTCCCGTTCCCCGGGTCCATTCGTGGTGGACCGCTTGATCGTCCCGGTAACGGCTGAAACCACCTACGCCGACCTCGATGCCGGATACGGCTTCGAAGGCGTGCGTGGTTCTTCCTCGGGCCTTCCGGTGGCAGCCTTCGGTTCGATGACGAACCAGACCGCACAAGTCGCCGACGTGACCGCCATCGTGCGCTACTGGGCGAACGAACTGATCGCCAATCCAAACGAAAACCCGAACCTCGGCTTCTCCATCTACACCGGTGGCACCGCCGACGGCTGGGAATACTGTGCGGAAGGCAATACCACCGTAGCGCTGCGTCCCAAGCTCGTGGTGAGCTACGTGACCTCGCCGATCTCGATCCACACCTACTCCGCCGATCGCTCGGCACTGCTCAACGGTGCTGGTCCGACGGTTGATGGCTCCACCCTCAGCCTGGCCTTCGTCGATCTCATCGCCGATGCCACCACGGAAGGATTCATGCGCTTCCCGGTGACCTTCGGCACCGCCGAGACCGACATCCCCGAGGACGAGGAAATCGTGCGCGCCGAGCTGGTGCTCACCACCGGCACGCCGCTGCTGCTGGAAGGCAGCACGAATGCCCACAGCCCCGGCCCGATCTCGGTGCATCAGGTGCTCACCGATTGGACCGTCGAAACCGCCTTCGGACCTGCCGGTCCGGTGGCAGGCACGAACATCGGCCCTGAAGTCAGCCGCGTGACCGGCATGGGTCAGACCAGTGCCGCGTATCTCGATGTCACCGCGATCGTCCAAGCATGGCGCCGTGGTGCTCCGAACTACGGGGTGAACGTCAAGCCACAGACCACCGATGGCTGGCAGATCTTCTGGCCGGGTGCCTCCGAGCCCTATCCAGGTGCCGAGCCTACGCTCCGGATCGTGACTGCCGAAACCACCGCTCCGTCCGCCTTCCAAATCTGGGCGGAAAGCAAGGGCGCTGCCGGTATCCTGCCTACCTCGGATAACGATCGCGACGGCCTGACCGCCGTGGTCGAATATGCCCTGGGCTTCGATCCCCGGAAAGCGGATGCCTCGCCGGTGCCGATCAAGAACGGTAACAATGTGACGCTCCAATTCGTGAAGGGCAGCGCCGCCAAGAGCGACACCGCCGTGAAGTACGAGATCGCGGCGAGTGAAGACCTCATCGAGTGGGCTCCCCTCGCGGAAGCCGTGGATGGTCCCGATGATATCTCGGTGACCCTACCCGCGAACGCGACGAAGAAGTTCTTCAAGCTCGTGGTCACCTACACCCCCTGA
- a CDS encoding DNA polymerase Y family protein — protein sequence MFAALHVPDLTVAAALKAFPEGRGMPCAVLQIDPEAMAEKVKLPLQAVNELARSTGIASGWPLNRALVRCPDLKVLSPDPAGEAELMRDLIALAESLTPDLEIAGRDTLILDLSRTTSRHAARLASLELPGACLLYSKAPTPDLARLAVRHASCHGLQISPKDIAVLPFSLLGHLPEGEGFLPLLKDWGIRSLGDFMKLPRQALAERLGPRAGAWHDLLHAKSCRLLRLHRPPESMEQTMDFEEALRSTEPLLFSFKRLLHSLSARLAARHVAVKTLRIIFHLDGGACLLREIRLPEPRVEEEELLRPISVLLDSLKTGKGITGITLDVEITLPTAAQKDWFIRQLPRPERWTDTLAQLEGLLGPGKMGIPLPPESHRPDDFKLRSADGSPAPDPGRFQPSCSLPLRRFRPAYQVNVASDAEARPPRPYALLTGPYRGEILEARGPFRQSGHWWDPQAEWRRLEWDVLLANQHLLRLAFQPPDQWLIDGLYQ from the coding sequence ATGTTTGCTGCTCTCCATGTGCCGGACCTCACGGTGGCTGCCGCGTTGAAAGCCTTTCCCGAAGGACGGGGGATGCCTTGTGCCGTGCTGCAAATCGATCCGGAGGCAATGGCCGAGAAAGTGAAGCTGCCCCTGCAGGCGGTGAACGAACTCGCGCGCAGCACCGGGATTGCTTCCGGTTGGCCGCTGAACCGCGCCCTCGTGCGTTGCCCGGATCTCAAGGTGCTGTCGCCCGATCCCGCTGGCGAGGCGGAGTTGATGCGGGACTTGATCGCGCTGGCGGAAAGCCTCACGCCGGATCTGGAGATCGCGGGGCGAGACACCCTGATCCTCGATCTTTCGCGGACGACTTCAAGGCATGCGGCCCGTCTTGCGAGCTTGGAGCTGCCGGGCGCGTGCTTGCTTTACTCCAAGGCGCCGACACCCGACCTCGCACGTCTGGCGGTGCGCCATGCTTCTTGCCACGGTCTCCAGATAAGCCCGAAGGATATTGCGGTCTTGCCCTTCTCCCTGCTGGGCCATTTGCCGGAGGGCGAGGGCTTCCTGCCGCTCTTGAAGGATTGGGGCATCCGATCCTTGGGTGATTTCATGAAGTTGCCGCGGCAGGCCTTGGCCGAGCGTCTGGGACCTAGGGCAGGGGCGTGGCATGATCTGCTGCATGCGAAGTCCTGCCGCTTGCTGAGGTTGCATCGTCCTCCGGAAAGCATGGAGCAGACAATGGACTTCGAGGAGGCGCTTCGTTCCACCGAGCCGCTGCTCTTTTCCTTCAAGCGCTTGCTGCACTCGCTCTCCGCGCGCTTGGCCGCGCGTCATGTGGCGGTAAAGACGCTGCGGATCATTTTCCATCTGGATGGCGGGGCCTGTCTGCTGCGGGAGATCCGTCTGCCGGAGCCGCGGGTGGAGGAAGAGGAACTGCTCAGGCCGATCAGCGTGCTGCTGGATTCCTTGAAGACGGGGAAGGGGATCACGGGCATCACGCTGGATGTGGAGATCACGCTGCCCACCGCGGCGCAGAAGGATTGGTTCATCCGCCAGCTTCCCCGGCCGGAACGCTGGACGGATACTCTGGCACAGCTCGAAGGGCTGTTAGGCCCCGGCAAGATGGGCATCCCGCTACCTCCTGAAAGCCATCGGCCGGATGATTTCAAGCTCCGCTCTGCCGATGGCAGCCCGGCTCCCGACCCCGGTCGTTTTCAGCCCTCGTGTTCCTTGCCCCTGAGGCGTTTCCGCCCGGCGTATCAGGTGAACGTGGCTTCCGATGCTGAGGCACGGCCGCCGCGTCCTTACGCGCTGCTCACGGGACCCTATCGCGGGGAAATCCTTGAAGCACGAGGCCCCTTCCGGCAATCCGGGCACTGGTGGGATCCTCAGGCGGAGTGGCGTCGCCTGGAGTGGGATGTTCTTTTGGCGAACCAGCATTTGCTTCGCCTCGCGTTCCAGCCTCCGGACCAATGGTTGATCGATGGGCTTTACCAGTGA
- a CDS encoding DUF1592 domain-containing protein: MRGISVYLWTGLAGILPAQEAVPTGEAIYAQHCASCHGKNGEGVEDECDEPLQGDRSLQSLSRYIDKRMPEDDPDLLNAEESHRVAEYIMGAFYSPEARAKTTPPPKMAVARLTNRQYRESVADLIGSFGQITAPGEGRGLKAQYFQSDGMNKKARKVLDREDQHLDFEFAEGPPCEGITPDQFSIAWDGSLLAPATGWYEFRLSTPNGARVYLNGEQQDGDGNFRDDSSAKRQTTLIDEWVSSGAEMRVKTARIFLLGGRSYPFRLDYFKFQEKRAMVKLEWKQPRADWAVLAAPYLSPASAAHVAVADTVFPPDDASEGYERGTEVSKAWHEAITASAVDVSNQVVARLQRLSGVKDDDPERVPKLKDFTASFAERAFRRPLSAELRQTYVDRAFGEGIAPDQAIKRAVILILTSPRFLYPELGKEKDEFTVASRLALGFWDSLPDQILADAAKAGQLRTPEQVQAQAQRLLADPRAKAKVGEFFQRWLKLDAEADLQKDAEDYPGFDSTLVADLRRSLELFVERVVWGEKSDYRELLEADYVLFNERLARFYNAPIPEGGGFQPVKFDPEHRAGVLTHPFLMARLAHHDGTSPIHRGVFLTRNVLGGFLKPPPEAIAFDDHRFDPKMTMREKVAEMTRNANCMTCHETINPLGFSLENFDAVGRFRTTEKERPINTEADFLTQEGDVLRLKGPLDVAGYAVKSESARRGFIRQLFQYELKQNPNSYGLDTLSRLDTSFTASGHHVRQLLVDMQSLAASHGVNNPDQASR, encoded by the coding sequence ATGCGAGGGATTTCCGTCTATCTGTGGACCGGGCTTGCGGGCATTTTGCCTGCTCAGGAAGCCGTGCCCACGGGTGAGGCGATTTACGCGCAGCACTGCGCCTCCTGCCACGGGAAGAATGGCGAGGGCGTGGAGGACGAGTGCGACGAGCCGCTCCAAGGCGATCGCTCGCTCCAATCGCTGTCCCGCTACATCGACAAGCGAATGCCGGAGGATGATCCGGATCTCCTGAATGCGGAGGAATCCCACCGGGTGGCCGAGTATATCATGGGCGCCTTTTACTCGCCGGAAGCACGGGCCAAAACCACCCCGCCCCCGAAAATGGCAGTCGCCAGGCTGACAAACCGGCAATACCGGGAGTCGGTCGCCGACCTGATCGGCAGCTTCGGCCAGATCACCGCTCCGGGGGAGGGCCGCGGGCTGAAGGCGCAGTACTTCCAGTCCGACGGGATGAACAAGAAGGCCCGCAAGGTGCTGGATCGCGAGGACCAACACCTGGACTTCGAATTCGCCGAGGGACCGCCCTGCGAAGGAATCACCCCGGATCAATTCTCGATCGCCTGGGATGGCTCGCTGCTGGCGCCTGCGACAGGCTGGTATGAATTCCGCCTGAGCACGCCGAATGGCGCACGCGTCTACCTCAATGGCGAGCAGCAGGACGGCGATGGAAATTTCCGCGATGACAGCAGTGCGAAGCGGCAGACGACCCTTATCGACGAGTGGGTGAGTTCCGGGGCGGAGATGCGCGTGAAGACGGCGCGGATCTTCCTGCTGGGCGGCCGCAGCTATCCCTTCCGCTTGGATTACTTCAAGTTCCAGGAGAAACGCGCCATGGTGAAGCTGGAGTGGAAGCAGCCACGTGCCGACTGGGCGGTCCTTGCCGCTCCTTATCTTTCCCCTGCCTCTGCCGCCCACGTGGCGGTGGCGGATACGGTTTTTCCCCCGGATGATGCCAGCGAAGGCTACGAGCGCGGCACGGAGGTCTCCAAGGCATGGCATGAAGCCATCACCGCCTCTGCTGTCGACGTCTCGAACCAAGTCGTCGCCCGGCTCCAGCGCCTGAGTGGCGTGAAGGACGATGACCCGGAACGCGTGCCGAAGCTCAAGGACTTCACGGCCAGTTTTGCGGAGCGCGCCTTCCGTCGACCGCTGAGCGCCGAGCTGCGGCAGACCTACGTGGACCGCGCTTTCGGCGAAGGCATCGCACCTGATCAGGCGATAAAGCGAGCGGTCATCCTGATCCTCACCTCCCCGCGCTTCCTTTATCCGGAACTCGGGAAGGAAAAGGATGAATTCACGGTGGCCTCGCGGCTGGCCCTCGGCTTCTGGGATTCCTTGCCGGATCAAATCTTGGCCGATGCAGCAAAGGCAGGACAACTCCGTACACCGGAGCAAGTGCAGGCCCAAGCGCAGCGCCTGCTCGCCGATCCCCGCGCGAAGGCAAAGGTGGGCGAGTTCTTCCAACGCTGGTTGAAGCTCGATGCCGAGGCGGACCTGCAAAAGGACGCGGAGGATTATCCCGGCTTTGACTCCACCTTGGTCGCGGACTTGCGACGCTCGCTGGAGCTCTTCGTCGAACGCGTCGTCTGGGGTGAGAAATCGGATTACCGGGAGTTGTTAGAGGCCGATTACGTGCTCTTCAACGAGCGCTTGGCGAGGTTCTACAATGCACCGATCCCGGAAGGCGGAGGTTTCCAGCCGGTAAAGTTCGATCCCGAGCACCGCGCCGGGGTTCTGACACATCCGTTCCTTATGGCGCGATTGGCGCATCACGATGGCACCTCGCCCATCCATCGCGGGGTCTTCCTCACCCGCAATGTGCTTGGTGGATTCCTGAAGCCACCTCCGGAGGCTATCGCCTTCGACGATCATCGCTTCGATCCGAAGATGACCATGCGTGAGAAGGTCGCGGAGATGACCCGGAATGCCAATTGCATGACCTGCCATGAGACGATCAATCCGCTGGGCTTCTCATTGGAGAACTTCGATGCGGTAGGCCGTTTCCGAACTACCGAGAAGGAACGCCCGATCAATACCGAGGCGGACTTCCTCACGCAGGAGGGTGATGTGCTGCGGCTGAAAGGCCCGCTCGATGTCGCGGGCTACGCGGTGAAATCCGAGAGTGCGCGGCGCGGATTTATCAGGCAGCTTTTCCAATACGAACTGAAGCAGAACCCGAATTCCTACGGGCTCGATACCCTGTCCCGCCTGGATACTTCCTTTACTGCCTCCGGACATCACGTCCGGCAACTCCTTGTCGACATGCAGAGCCTGGCCGCTAGCCACGGCGTGAATAATCCCGACCAAGCAAGCCGATGA
- a CDS encoding DUF1552 domain-containing protein, with the protein MNLSTRRNFLRQLGLSAAALPFLPALPSLAQNAPGSKMQRIIFVFTPNGTIPPEFWPDQTGPDFQLKRILAPLEPFKKRMMTLKGVHNKIRGDGDGHMRGISCLLTADELLPGNIQGGSDKPAGWARNISIDQEIRNFLQARPETATRFGSMEIGVAVPNRADPWTRESYAGSNQPLAPNSDPYSLFDKIYGQTKDRENLGSVLDEVRDDLKLISAKIDQEERDLLEKHETFVREMERDLQSANTVNLMFPPPALEQGVALDNDGIPKISSMQTDLLVNAFANGMARVATLQYTNSVGQARMRWLDIHEDHHHLSHEPDSNTDAQEKLVKINVWLCEQLADLARKLDAIPEPGGQGTMLDNTTIVWTNELGKGNSHTLDNIPFVLVGGGLGFKTGQAMQFDNVTHNRLWMSIAHAFGHYIPSFGHKGFSDGGPLGLS; encoded by the coding sequence ATGAACCTCTCGACCCGCCGCAATTTCCTCCGCCAGCTCGGCCTTTCCGCCGCGGCCCTTCCTTTCCTGCCCGCGTTACCTTCCCTCGCGCAAAATGCTCCGGGCTCGAAAATGCAACGGATCATCTTCGTCTTCACTCCGAATGGGACGATCCCTCCGGAGTTCTGGCCGGACCAGACGGGGCCGGATTTCCAGCTGAAGAGAATCCTCGCGCCCTTGGAGCCATTCAAGAAGCGGATGATGACCTTGAAAGGAGTCCACAACAAGATCCGTGGCGATGGCGATGGTCACATGCGCGGGATCAGTTGCCTGCTGACCGCGGACGAGCTCTTGCCAGGAAACATTCAGGGCGGCAGCGACAAGCCGGCCGGATGGGCGCGAAACATTTCCATCGACCAGGAGATCCGCAATTTCCTGCAGGCCCGCCCCGAGACCGCGACGCGTTTTGGCTCGATGGAGATCGGCGTAGCGGTGCCGAATCGGGCCGACCCATGGACCCGCGAGTCCTATGCAGGATCGAACCAACCTCTCGCACCGAACAGCGATCCCTATTCGCTCTTCGACAAGATCTACGGCCAAACCAAGGATCGCGAGAACCTGGGCAGCGTGCTGGATGAAGTGCGCGATGACCTGAAATTGATCTCCGCAAAGATCGACCAGGAAGAACGAGACCTGCTGGAGAAGCACGAGACTTTCGTCCGCGAGATGGAGCGCGACCTCCAGAGCGCGAACACGGTGAACCTGATGTTCCCTCCCCCTGCCTTGGAGCAAGGTGTGGCCCTCGACAACGACGGGATCCCGAAGATCAGCTCCATGCAGACCGATCTGCTGGTGAATGCCTTTGCCAACGGCATGGCCCGTGTCGCAACGCTGCAATACACCAACAGCGTGGGCCAGGCCCGCATGCGCTGGCTGGATATCCACGAGGATCACCACCACCTTTCCCACGAGCCGGATAGCAATACCGATGCGCAGGAAAAGCTAGTGAAGATCAATGTCTGGCTCTGTGAACAGCTCGCCGATCTGGCCCGCAAGCTCGATGCGATCCCGGAACCCGGAGGCCAGGGCACGATGCTCGACAACACCACGATCGTGTGGACCAACGAGCTCGGCAAAGGCAACAGCCACACGCTGGATAACATCCCCTTCGTGCTCGTCGGCGGCGGACTCGGCTTCAAGACCGGCCAGGCGATGCAGTTCGACAACGTGACGCACAACCGCTTGTGGATGTCGATTGCCCACGCCTTCGGCCACTATATCCCGAGCTTCGGCCACAAGGGCTTCAGCGACGG